Genomic window (Marasmius oreades isolate 03SP1 chromosome 3, whole genome shotgun sequence):
aaccccctaacccctaacccctaaccccctaacccccctaaccccctaacccctaacccctaacccctaacccctaaccccctaaccccctaaccccctaaccccctaacccctaacccctaaccctaacccctaaccccctaacccctaaccccctaacccctaagtAGATTTCGTAGCGCACGATCCAACTACCAATACTATCGTTGTCGCACACCAAGGTACGAACTCAAAGAGCCTGTACGTCGGTTTTCAATTCTTTATCACCGCCTATTTTGACAACAACAATTCTCCAATTCAGCCTCTCAATTCTCAACGACGCCCAATTCCTTCTCAGGCCTCTCAACTCGACACGTTTCCAACTCTCAGGCGACATCAAAGTCCATGACGGGTTTCAGAAGACCTTTGAACGCACCGCTGACGGCGTTATGGACGGTGTTCAGAAAGGGTTGAAGGAGTTCAACTCGACGAAGGTTCTCGTTACGGGTCATTCGTTAGGTGTGTTTTTGGGATCGGCTAAAGTAGCGTTCGTTTTCTCGGTGCTCGCTTCCTGACTTTTCCGCACTCTTAGGCGCCTCAATCGCAACTTTCGATGCCCTCATGCTCAAACAACAACTTCCTTCATCTATCGAACTGAAAACGACCGTGTTTGGAATGCCAAGGGCCGGAAACAAAGCATTCGCAGATTTCGTCGATTCTACGCTTGGTACATCCGACTCCACTTATGCACGAATCACGAACCAAGATGATCCCGTTCCACGAGTGCCTCCGCAGGCGATTGGGTATCAACACGCCTCTGGGGAGATACATATTGGAGATGAGAAGGGAGACAAGATTTTTCAGTGTCCAGGACAAGATAATGAGAGTGACGGTTGTTCTTCGGGGAACGGGGTGCTGAGTGTGTTGAAGCTCGATGTGCCGGATCACAAGGGACCGTATTTCGATGGGATTTCGTTTAGTGGGCAGGCATGTCCGTTGTGATTTGCATTTAACCTTCGTGTGAGGGTGGCATCGACGGAGTGGGAAGCGGGCTATTAATTGAAGATTTGATCTGTAATTGTCGACTTAGATTCCGCCGAATAGGCATAATCCTCCCATGGAGCAGGGTTTATTTCAGTTGGCTTGGAGAATGTTGTCAGAAGGATCCACATCCCGCGGAATTCATCAACGATCATTGAGCGCGAACCAGCAGGGGTTCAATCAGCCCGTGAATTAGCACCACTTGCAAAAGCCAATCTTAGGAGTAATAATTGATGCTAGAGCTCAAACGACACGGCGGGTTTGTTTCAAAGGCAGAGTACACGAAAAATAATCATATTGGTATGGAACGAAATGTTATGGACGTGGACTGACGCGTTCGAACCCTTGATTATTCAATGTAGAAATCGGATGGGGCTTTCTACGAGGCATATGTTGTACTGGTGTAGGTGTTGAGTAGTAGTCCATTTCCGTTAGTCCATTTCCGTTAATTTATAGATAGAACGTGAACTGGATACCACAGATGAATCACAAGCCGAAGAAAGAACTCACAACCACAACTCTAATGTTTTCAAATAAGCATTAAATCACGACGTGTAGAGCAAAGTCCAAGTATCTGGCTACATAGTCATAGTAGCCAACCATTAGTACGCAAGCGTCCTCTCAAACCGGCAAATGCCCGTTCAACTTCTTATCCCTCGAACTCCTGCCAACAGTAACCCCAATCCTACCATTCGGCTTCCTCCACCCTTGCGCCTCCACATCCCAAATAGAAGCATCGTACCTCGAAAGGACAATCTCCACACGCTTCGACCATCCAGGTTGTACGGCGGTGTTCGTAAAACCTCTCAACACCGATGGCGGTTCCCCAGATGATCGAGGGAAGTTGAGGTATACTTGCGGTACTTCTCCACCGTAAACACCGCCCACGTTTCGGATATTGAAGGATACCTTGAAAGCCGGTCTATGAAGCCTGTAGAAAAACGGTCAACAATCATTAAAACTCGGACGGCTTAGCGCAACAGCTTACCAGATGGCGGTGGACGATCCAACAGCGATGGGAGATACCTTTCCTTGGTCCCAAGCTCTCTCATTCTCGGAGAACATTCCACCCAGATTAGGCACCCTCTCTATCCTTAAATCGCTGTACTCAAAGTCCGTGTAGCTCAACCCGAATCCAAACTCGAACCGAGGTTCAATGTTATTCTAGGAAAACAAGAACAGGTATCAGAACGATCTaccgaaaagaagaaaacgaaaGAAACATACAGCATCGAAATGACGGTAGTCAATTTGAAGCCTAAATTAGTCCTCGTCAGAACTCCACATCCAACCGAAAGGACAGGAACAAGAATCAACTCACCCATCCTCATAAGGTATCGCCAGAATATCCTGAGGACCTCCGCCAAGCACAAGCCCAGTCGAATAATCCTCCAACCTCTTCGCAATCGTATACGGCAACCTTCCCGATGGATTCCAATCGCCATACAGCACATCCGCAATCGCATTCCCAGCTTCATTCCCTTGCAATCCAGCCCAAAGAACGGCAGTCACATTCGGGTGCTCGATCCAAGGCTCGACAATGAGTGGACCAACACTGTTCACGATCACGATCGTGTTGTTGTTTTGAGCGGCGACGGCGAGCACGAGGTCGTCTCCTCCATGCCAGGCGGTGAGATTCCGTCTTCAAGAAATCACCTTTTAGCGAAATTCGGAAACGTATAAAAAAAGAAAGGCTTACCTATCACCCTCGTTTTGATCAAAGTTAATGTACTGTTCTCCCGAATCCGATGCAATGAATACCAGGGCAGCACTCTGCTTGATAGCCATATTACCTGCTCTCGGAAGGTCGAAATCGTCAAACGACCAGGAGACGGTGGTACGATGCTTCCGTGCTCGCTGCTGGATCGCTTCGTATGGctagaaaaagaaagaagggtTATAAGTAAACGACCAACCCTACTCAAAAGAACGAAACGTACTGATATCAGGTATGTGAAATTCGCCGTCCCAGACCCCCATCCCATCGCCAAAATCCCATCTTCCAATCCGCCCTGATCGCTGAATCTATTCGGTCCAATCTTGGGTGGTCCGCCATCGCTACCGGCCAAAAAGATCCTTCTCTCCCTTCCAGTGAGAGGCAACGctccgttctcgttcttcaAAAGGATGGTGGAAGCAGCTCCAATCTTTCTGACGACGTCTGCATGGTCATCTTGAACGTCAATATGGTCATTCGTGGGCTCATTGTCAGGTTTGAAAGCGTCGAAATTGACCTGCGGGTAGGACGGCGCATCTTGGTGGAGGAGATACCAGCCGGCGATGATGCGAGTAGCTGGAGAAGGGGCTTCGGTTGAGCACACGTTCACAAACCAGAAGGATAACGTACCCATATCGTCGACGCGGGCTTCTGGTATAGTCCCATTATTCACATACGCAGTAAGGTTCCCTCCAAAGTACGAATCGCCGCTATTGAAAGTGACATCGCCAGGCATCGTCATCTAACAGAGGTTCCGTTAGCGTCAAGTTGACGGACCAGATCGTCGACAACATACGTCAAGGCCAGTAATGGCAGAGATGGTCGACATCGTAGCTTGCCAATCCGACATgatgactgtgaatttctGTAAGCACCTCAACCGAGGGACGTGTGGATGGTGGGGCTTACATCCTTGGAAAGCGTATTCACGCTTGAGGATGTCGTTCATGGTCTTGTCGTCTTCGCAAGCATAGGTTCCGTTGATGAGGTCTTGATAACGAATGACCTTGTTAGTTTCCCGGGCGAGAAGAACATAAACACGGACTCACTATAACTGCACATCACACTAGCGACACCTGCCATTACACTCCTCAAGAACGGATGCGCATAAATCTCGTGAGCAGTCCTATCGTCGACGATTGAACTCGACTGAGTACGTTTATGTTCCTGTTCGCTGTTTGAAAATCAAGTTCAATTGAAATACAAGACAGCGGGAACGGCAGAACGTACTTGAAAATATAATGCTTAGCACATGCTTGTACACCCGATTGTTGCATCCCGAGAATCGTCTCGTAAGCGGATTCTCCAGTCAAAAAGGGATCAGCTCCAAATCCTTCCCAGTTCCTTCCACCTTGGGCGACACGACCCATGTTCATCATCGGTCCTAAAGCAATGTTGACACCCTTTCCAACAAACTCGGCACCCATAGCGATTCCACGGGCTCGAATGAGGTCGCGATTCCATCTGCCAAAACGAAGATCGTCAGTTCAATTGCCGATGATCAAGGAGCGCTGGCAACGACTTACGTTGCCGCGGCATTGATACCTGCCGGGAATCCAGTGGCGAAATCTCCAAACCGCACCCCTAAAGGCGAGTCCTAGTAGCTGAATTGAGGAAACAGTCGAAGAACTAAGACCGTGGAAGAACATACCTCTAGACAGAGTCCTGGAAAATCACCCACGTCGGGAATGTTTCCCTAAAAATAACACGTTATGAACGTCATCGTCTATGACCATTGAAAGTATAAGTATACAAACTTACGACACAGCGGCCACCCATCCAACCCACACCGGTGGTAACGTTCACTTTCTCCTCAAGAGACAGATCAACAATCTAGAGAGAATAGATAAATCGTCAGACGCCAATAACAGTAAAGAGACGAGAAGAAGCAAGAAACAAAGAAGGTACAGTCATCGGGCGAGATTGCCGGATTCCCATGTGGGGCGGAAACTCGGTACTCCGAAAAACGCGTCGACAACGGCGTAGCGAAGAGGCGTGTATAAGACGTAATAGATAACCACGCACCTTCCCTTGAGCTTTTCTATAGGCTGCAGCCCACGCGCGTTCAAAGTTGGGTACGACTGGAGCTCCGACTTCAGGTGGATGTCTGGGATCGGTGTCCGGGAACACGCCTGGAATGGATGGTTGGGATGGTACGGGGAACGGTTCAAAGGTGTATGGGTGAATGGGGACCGTCTTTCTAGTAACAATTGCGGATGATGTCGCTGGCGGTTCAAGGTGTGTGGTTGTGGTAGCGTTGATCGCAGTAGACGTTGGAGCCGTGGAACCGGTGGTTGAGTTGGACGAAACCGAGATGGTTGAGCCTGAAGGTGAAGAGAGAGCGCTATTGGATGAAGCAGAAGCCGTAATAGATGTAGAGACCGAAATCGAAACCGAGATGCTGATACTTGAAAAGGTTGACGTTGGCGTTGTGCTTGCAGGATTACTAGCTGAAAGTGACTCGGAAGTAGAGGacgattgagattgagaaccTGGAAAAGAAAGTGTGGCTGGCTGGGCGAGAGCGAGAGGAAGAACGACCAGCCATAGTGGGACCATGATGGCGGTTAGAGAGCAAGTCTTTCGTTCAGTCACGGTATTATACAGAAGGGTTGAAATTTACGTAACGCTCTGATCGGTTCTTCCATCCCGGCAATCACTGAATTCTATACGTTTTTGACTTTCGATATCCGTTCAAATGACTCGCTAGCCAGAACATATTCATTTGGGAACAATATAGCCAGTAAATTCACCGCTAACAGCGGCACTCACCTCACCCTGATCTCCCAGCTGACTTGTTTCCCATCATCATGAGGTCTGACGCCAACGCTTGAAGCGCTGAAGCACGGGAACGCGACGTTTTCCACACGCTATAACCGAATTGCCCAGGAAACTGGCCGTGTGTATGACGAAATGCCTAACTTACAACTTCCAGTATATATGTAGTCTTCTATCTTTAAAGCGTACCTTTTCGCAATCCCGTAGAGATATTTATTAACTGCGTACAATTTTTCTTGCTCTTGCGCGGCCATGTTAACCCTAGACTTACACGCGAACCGGACGCAGCGAAACCGGCGAATACGGAACGCATGGGTGTGTCGGTTAGTGTGGAAAGGATCAGTAGCTATTTCAGTTTCTGTCCATCCTGTACACAGTGGCTGACAATGTTCCTATCACTATAGTATACCAAAAAAATGCGATTTCAGGTACTCACCAGACACATGACTCGCACATGACTATGTTCAATCATTTCTAGGCTACGGATCCCTTTCAATTGTCTTCTTCAGTGCTAAATAACCCGGCCGCGATTCTTGAAGACAGAAATTCAGTCCAGCTGACAGAACGTGTTGCGAAGAGGCCGCTGTCGGAGAACAGATAATTTGGACTCCGCAGTTTAATTTTTTCCCGTATCCGATTTGAGGCAaccccaccaccatcatcccaACCCTCCAAGCTATGTTGCTCATTTTACCGACATTCTATTGGAGAGAGAGCAAAACGAAGAACGGAATGTCTGGGTCCAGGCTTGACATGTGCGTAAAATTTCAAGCATTATTCTCTCGCTTTTCGTCACCGATCGTAGCCGCAGGAACTCCTAAGCGCAATCGCACTCCAGCTACGTCTTGGTCGGAAACTTTCGCAACTTTCTAGAAGCGTTATGTCTCACGTGGGCTATATAAACCCGACCATTCGTTTCGACCACCCACTCTCTTCTTCAAACCACGCCCTTCACGATCCCTACCCATCCTTTCTACCTACCATGATTCTCTCTCGAGCTTTTTTCAACCTTTTCATTCTCTCCTTCCATCTCGTTCTTGTAAGCAACGCCTATTCTATACAGTGAGCTCTCCTTAACGCCCTTTTTAGTCTCAGGAAAACCTCGCCCAGGCGTCTCCTCAAGATCAATGCGCTCAAGCCGACGAGAAATGTGGAGGAATGGATGGGGTCGGGAATACCATCAGCTGTTGCGACGGGTTCAGCTGTACTGACGACAGCAATGGCGAGGGCTTGTGTACGCCCATCATGGCTCCCCAGAGTCAGGGTCAATGCGTTCAAGCCGATGAAAGGTGTGGAGGGGAGGATGCAAACGGCGTGGACTGTTGCGACGGTTTGCGTTGCGATACCAGCGGGAATGGCGATGGACTGTGTAAACCCGCCGATGTCAGCGAGGTAAGATACCAAAGCCTTGACGATAGTCTCGCCCGCTAACCCGTTTACCTCCCTTTCCAGTGCCTCGAACTCAACGTAAAGTGCAGAGGCGTCGGCGGGAAAAACTGTTGTGAAGGAACGAAGTGTGGAAATGAGGGTGTATGCGTCGAGGTGAGTGTGCCTGAGTTCGTCGTTCTTTTCGTGGAAGACGCTAACACGTTGTTCAAATACTCTCTAGTGTGCCGCAAAAGGTGAACCATGCAACGTAAACAACGATGGCTCTAGAACATGCTGTAACGGTGTGTGCGGTTCCAATGAACTGGGAGGATATTGTTATTAGTGGATACCGGTGGGCCACGTCGAACTGAGTATTAGCATTGTGATATTTTATTGTGTTGACTACATTTTCTCGTatatgtacaagtcctttctTGATTTTTGAACGCATGAACTATCTCGAACTCCTCTCCAACCAGATCGATTGGTCCGCCTACTGCATGGATATGGGTCATTAACCCGCACGAAAGGTTGGCGTGGTAGGGTGGATTCCGAAGAGATATAGCGTCGAGGTGCGTTTTTTTCGAAGGTACGTCTTTGTGACATCGCTGAGTAACCTAAAGAATCTGGTATCCGGTCAACCACGACCACCATGCGAGTTATCCGACTCAAAATCAAATGATGAAAACGAAACTTGAGCCAAACTCAACACACAGGGGACTACGAAAACGAGGCGAAGAAGACTCGCTGATGCCTTGTATGCGTGACCGATTGTATCTACCCTCTACTTCAACGAGCGACCACTTTCCACTCACCCACTCGGCCCTCCCTTTAACTGCGTTTTTTGCAACCCCCTCTCTCTTCTGCTGCTCTGGTTGCCGCGCCAGTTCTATCGGAAGCGTCATATTGGTCAAGGTGGCCACCCTTGTGTCGTGGCTGTCAGTGCGTCAGCTCCGGCTGGCCACTAGGAGTAACGTACGTTCTATTCGAGGCCTTTACTTCAGGATTTTCCTTGACCTCCTGGTGCTTTGTTTCTAGGACGTTCGGGGAACGGTCGTTCTTCCCATTCTATCTGAGTATTTGACGAGCAGAAAAAGACGCATGATAGATTCGCTATTTCTTTTTATCACCTTAGCTCTATTACTATATTTTCGGTCCGTGTATCGGACTGTCCCCCGCACGGTACACCGATTTCCAAATAACCTTTCACCATCATTGCTCGTACGTGTCCGTTGCCGTGGTTGGCTCGAGGATATGGCTTATcaccttttcttttctagagTGTTTCCGCAGACTGCAGCGGATAAGTGAATATCGAGTAGCTGGCGTGGTCGTCTGAAGGCTCGACTGTCTTCTCCGCTCAGGCAGACGGCTCTTCCGCTTTAATGTCATCCTTCTGAAAGCTCGGTCTACAAGGGCCACCATTGGAGTCGAAGGTTTCAATCGGATGTATGCCTCAAGTCATTACATATGCAAAGTAGGATCCAGAAGCGCAGCGTAGACACCTATAAGGTGCGAGGCAAATGTCGGGTGTACATGCATATACGTATGTCGGACAAATGCGATACCAAACAACGCGTGGTCCTCCGGTCCACAGCTACTATCTCAACTGCCAAAACGAACAGAGGTATTCAGTACGAACAGTCCTCATCTCGATTCTCTCATCAATAACTTGAAAATCGGAACACTTTCCCAGTTCATTCATAATGCGCAGACATCGGTTGCAGTATTAGATCGTGATGGAAGTGCCGGTTTTAAACGAGGGTCACCGGGTGGAAGTACAGTGTTCGGGAGAGCGAGACCTAGGCTGACGCACATACCAGCGATTTCGAAGATGCGTCCTctttctaatctccttcGCTCTTCAAtatttcgaacttggtgCGACCTCGGGATTAACAAAACTAGATGAAAGATCGGAGGACATCAGCTCCACGAAACCACACCCGATATCAAGTGGCGTCTGGGACCTGGTGGTGTCCAATTTGAACAATATTCTTCTGGTTTCGATGTATAATGTCTTCGACTCTGCGGCAGGCGGACGTTGTGGTTGATTTTCGGTGGTTAGACTGCGAGCCTTGATGAGACCGAAGCCCGGTTGGCTCAGATAAAGTATGGGGGATAATTTTATTAGTGTAAATCGATACGTTTTTCTCAGGGTTGCTTCACTTACTTATAGCATTCTCAAGTAGTCAATATATTGTACTCGTAGATTGGGAGTCGATATGCAGCTCTCAAACAAAATTCAATGAAGACCTCACACTAGTACATCGTTCGGGAATCGAACCCGAGCCGCTTGCTGTTTGCCGAATGGAAGGCAAGCATGATAACCACTTTACCAACGGTGTGTGCTTTACGGCAGAATGCCATGGTATCAAATGACCGAATATACAGTAGTAAATACGACCAAATTATCGTCACCGTCCGGCGTCACTTCCCTTTTTGCTTCTTTGCTCCTCTTAGCTCTAAATCCATGAAAGTTTGAACAGAACTCTGCATTCAGGATATTTGCCGCTGAATAAAGTATCACCATTCCCGTTCCTTTGGGCACGTACGGTCTTCTTGCCTACCTCTTTTCCCTGTCTAACCGCTCCCTCTCCGAACAGTGGCTAGAACCCATCGAACTTCAATCGCAGCGGAGACCACATAAGGAAGAAATGGGCTTTACTGAGTGCATTTGTCTTGAAAATACTTAAGCTTACCGTTAATCGTAATCAGGTTGGACTCACACGAGATCCGAAAGCTTCTAGCTTCAAAAATTACCCTTCGCTGCAGCGCCTTCAATCATACTTGGTTTCTTCATCAATCCACCGTGAATTACTCCCCCAAGCTGGAAACTCGAGTCAGAGAACGTGCGTGTTCATAGGTACGCTGCCTTTCTGTTTTCTGGCATTCTCTTTCTAATTTCCTTCGTTCTTCAGTACTTGGAACTTGGAACGACAAAGGCATGCGGAATCAACAACAAAGATTGACTGACATCAGGTCCCCGTCTCCTCCGTTGCGCCATGATTCGTTCAAACTCCAGATCATCTGGCCTGTAACTGCAACCTTCGGGAGAGCCATGTTCATTATCTGCCAATAACCATCGTTATTCGTTTCACAAGTCTTGATACATCTCCATTCCGATAGCTCGTTCAACTAAACGTTATTCTCCGCACCTTGCCCCCAAATAGCACCCGCATATCCTTCTCCTGAACTACGTTCTGGTCTGTCATCACTGGAAAATGCCGGCGTGTCGTCGTTCCCATATCTTGCTTCCTCTATGCCAACCGTCA
Coding sequences:
- a CDS encoding uncharacterized protein (CAZy:GH3), giving the protein MVPLWLVVLPLALAQPATLSFPGSQSQSSSTSESLSASNPASTTPTSTFSSISISVSISVSTSITASASSNSALSSPSGSTISVSSNSTTGSTAPTSTAINATTTTHLEPPATSSAIVTRKTVPIHPYTFEPFPVPSQPSIPGVFPDTDPRHPPEVGAPVVPNFERAWAAAYRKAQGKIVDLSLEEKVNVTTGVGWMGGRCVGNIPDVGDFPGLCLEDSPLGVRFGDFATGFPAGINAAATWNRDLIRARGIAMGAEFVGKGVNIALGPMMNMGRVAQGGRNWEGFGADPFLTGESAYETILGMQQSGVQACAKHYIFNEQEHKRTQSSSIVDDRTAHEIYAHPFLRSVMAGVASVMCSYNLINGTYACEDDKTMNDILKREYAFQGFIMSDWQATMSTISAITGLDMTMPGDVTFNSGDSYFGGNLTAYVNNGTIPEARVDDMATRIIAGWYLLHQDAPSYPQVNFDAFKPDNEPTNDHIDVQDDHADVVRKIGAASTILLKNENGALPLTGRERRIFLAGSDGGPPKIGPNRFSDQGGLEDGILAMGWGSGTANFTYLISPYEAIQQRARKHRTTVSWSFDDFDLPRAGNMAIKQSAALVFIASDSGEQYINFDQNEGDRRNLTAWHGGDDLVLAVAAQNNNTIVIVNSVGPLIVEPWIEHPNVTAVLWAGLQGNEAGNAIADVLYGDWNPSGRLPYTIAKRLEDYSTGLVLGGGPQDILAIPYEDGLQIDYRHFDANNIEPRFEFGFGLSYTDFEYSDLRIERVPNLGGMFSENERAWDQGKVSPIAVGSSTAIWLHRPAFKVSFNIRNVGGVYGGEVPQVYLNFPRSSGEPPSVLRGFTNTAVQPGWSKRVEIVLSRYDASIWDVEAQGWRKPNGRIGVTVGRSSRDKKLNGHLPV